CTAACTTTTTTcatgtgctgttgtttttaaaggtaGTGGTTACAGCAGCCGAAGCCGCTCTGGCAGGGATAAGTATGGACCTCCAGTCCGTACTGAGTACCGTCTCATAGTGGAGAACTTGTCCAGCCGCTGCAGTTGGCAGGACCTCAAGGTACATGTTTGAACATGAGCAGTTTCCTCAGTTTGGTTTACTGTGGTCATCACAATGATAAACACCACCTAGACTGTCAGGTTAGTTTATTATATTTCGCTCTGCATTTTTCTGCATCCACCAGGACTTCATGCGTCAGGCAGGGGAGGTGACCTACGCAGACGCCCATAAGGAACGCACCAACGAGGGAGTGATCGAGTTCCGTACTCACTCGGACATGAAGAGGGCTCTGGACAAGCTGGATGGTACAGACATCAATGGGCGGAAGATTCGTCTGGTGGAGGATCGACCTCGCAGACGAAGATCTTACTCTGGCAGCCGCTCCAGGTAAGAACACTACAGCACTAAAGAAATTCTTCAAGCTTCAGATTTGCCGCTGTTGCTGgcaaaatcacaacacagaaaaattaGCTATAGGTTTGTTTTTAAGCTTTGTCCTGTCATCCTCAGGTCTCGTAGTCGCCACCGCTCCCGCAGCAGAAGCCGCAGAAGCCACAGGAGCAGGAGCTCCCGTAGTCGCTCCAGATCCCACTCCAGGTGAGGATGTGCATGATCTATAGAAATTAAGAAtaagatgattttaaaatactgacatagataataaaatactggcataaataataaatgtttcaaGCTGTATATTGGATCCTGTGATGGGCGTTGAGTTGATAAGCATTTTTTCCTTACAGGTCTCGTTCCCGCAGCAACAAGAGACATCATCATTCCCGCTCCAGATCTGAAAGGAAGTCTCGCTCCAAGTCAGGAGAAAGCAAATCACGGTCTCGCAATCGCAAATCACGTTCTCGATCCCGCAAATCCAAATCTCATTCGCGCTCCCACAAGTCCCGATCCCGTTCGGCCGACCGAAAATCCAAGTCCCGTTCAGAGAGCCGCTCTAAGGTAAAGTCAGAACGGGATTCTCGCAGTCGTTCCAAGGAGATGTCCGGCGATAAGAAGTCCCACAGTCGTTCAGCTTCCCCAGTAGAGAACGGGAAGGAGGAGCGTGCTGCCAAATCTGCCTCCCGCTCCCCTTCCCCACAGGATGATGACCGCCGGTCCAAGTCAAGGGAGAAACGCTCCTGCTCAAAGTCCCGCTCAAGATCTGGCTCACGGTCTAGATCAGCTTCGCGGGATTAGTGGAATTAGAGAAAGGCGTTCTCTTTGTTGAGCCTGAGCCCTGTGCTGTACATAATGAGCAGTGTTGTCATACTGACTTGCGCTTCCTGATTTGTCTACTTTTCTCCTTCAAGAGTGCACTAGTCTTAAACATTTTAGATGCAGTTTTATTTGAGGATGCACCACAGTGGCAGGACTATTTTTTGGAATCACTTCGGCCCCTGAATCTGCCTTCCAAAAATTCTACTTGTTACACCAgtctgttaaaatgaaatgctgttAGTAGCTCAGTGCAAATTAAgtcaattattttaatttaattatccCAGTTTGCCACAGATCTTATTGGTTTGATTCAGTTCACTACCACTAATGTCTGCATCATTCATTAGCATTGTTTGATACAACTGTTATGATTTGTTACTGCATGGTTGTGGGAGAAAAGTAGCATATGGATGCAGAATTGGAGTGGTTTCTTTTTTGATCTGCGGTCTCAATACTTGCTTTTCAAGGAATCGGCTGTCTTGGTTTTGCATTGCGAACCTCTGAAATGCACAACAGGATGAAAGACCTTGCTCTGCAGAACGGCATATTTACAAGAAAATAAGggtttgtatttcatgtttgaaCAACTTGTATTGTAGGCAGACTACTATGATCCCTTTTTGACCTCTTGTACATAGAACCAGTGATCAGCATCTAAAACtgatttattgctttttttttctgtaactttgAGCAGGTTGTCTGTGTAAGACCCCCTTTTTTATATTTGGTTATTTTTAGTTAGGCTAAACCTTCAAAGCCTCAAATGCAGTGTCCTGTTTTCCTTGAATTTCCTGCTTTGTTCTGATTGCAGCCTTGAGTCCTTTTTTGATTTGTTAAATCTTAAGGGTTAAGGATTTTGTCAAGCCTTTGCTTGTTTAAAGTGTGCGGTTGTACTGGAGTTATTTTGTACTTGAATGGTACATTCATTCAAATCTTTGGAGGGTCTGCTTCTGGGTTTATAACAAGAACATCATCAGACTTTACTGAATGCAGCCCTTTTCTCCATCTTGTGGAACAgattagtatttttttttctccatgcaATGAGatctaaaagaaaatgtcattttttttattgtatgttCAATTAAAGAtcttaatgaaaaatattggCGTGGTATGTTTTGTGTCAGGATTGTAAAAGCCTTGACTGCAGTATCGACATGACCTATATCCtgctaattatataataaatgcTCTTTCATTAAGGGATGGTACTCTGGGGAAAAACGAGCGTGCTCTGTGGTTGGCAGATTTATGCAGAAGCCGATTGTTAATATTTGAAGTGAAAAGTGATGGAGCAGCTGTTCCTGAGCGGTCGTCAGTGTAATCGATAGTGCActagatttatttttcacatatcGACCATTACAGAAAGTGGAGCGTTTGCACTGAAGTCCTCAGCGTTAGATTGTAGTCAGCGAGCGGTGACTGTACTGTGGGCCTGCGCATGCGCATTTGGAGCTCCGGAGCCGCAGGAGATCAGAGCTGGTAAGCCAAAATTCAGTTCCGAATTGATCTGCAACCACgaatttatttcacatttctaaTTTTCTTCCAGGTGTAGCAGACACGTTGCATACATTAAACACATACGGTTTAAAGGGACAAGTGtcagtatgtgttttttttcttgaggtAAAGCGTTTTGGCGTTATGGATAAAATCAACCACAAAGCTTTTCAtcttaaaaatatgtcataatggCACGCGTTCAATCAACCTAATCGAGTTTAATAGTTTTAAATAATAGGGGAAACTGCGCCGAGGTTACTGAAATATGTGACATGcctaatgtttttttgaggtggagatgtttctgtttcatttgagaTGTTGGCGGAATGGGTGACAGGGTTCATTTTTCACTAAATGGGTTTTTCACTGGATTTGAGACGCTgcttttacacatttttgttattGGCTCAAGGATTTCAGATCCTCCGCCATTTTAACTGAAATGCtgtattttaatgtgtgtgcgtggacTTGGAAGCTTGTGCGTAAATATTGGTGTGTCATTATTGGCTCTTTTAATTCCAGGTAATGGATGTCTGTTAAAAAGTCACACGGGGTCATGACTGTTGATGGAGGAAGGCAATTTAGTTTAAAATGCCacaaattacttattttattttctacaagTCGGGAGAAATCTCAAGGATAAATGTAtcattttagtctttttttattttatgataatCCCTGTGTCTAGGAGCCATTTGGGTAAAAATGGGAGGAAGTAaacataaatggaaaaaaagtgtatCAACAGAGGCTCTATGCttataagaaataataaatgtatttgttcagAAACATATAGCACCACAGTGGGCTTACAGTAGATCTCATAATATCTGTTATGCTCACTTTCTTATGGATGCCCCCTGTGCATTGTATTAATACCACAGTAATACCcttataatgatataattatatatgatgaaaatacaaaaccatTGAGATAAATCTAACCAATAACACAAAATCACAATCAAATTGCCTGCTTACTCTTGATCTAGACATAAAAACACGACAAAAAACTTtcatggaaaaaaattaaacctTAGGAACAGCGATGACAGTTTTAGAGAGTACCTGCACCCCActatgacaaaaacacattttattaaagctgTAAACTTTTACCAAGTTCCTCTTTTGCCCCAGAGAGCATTTCTTTATATTGTTCCTCATACTCTTCATTTTCCAGCACTCCGGAGAAAGCGACAGGGACGCAGAGTGCCAAAGTGAACATGGAGGCTCCACCCAAAGAAGATCGCAGATCTATGGACCCAACCACCTCAACCCCCAGTGAGGCCGTCCTCATCTGTGGGAGTGATGGTGTGGCTAAGAAAGTCCGGCCCCAGCCCCACACCACCACAGCGCTTCTTCTACCAGGTGAGCACAGGTCTGAGTGCGGCAGTGTGGGCACTTGGGTTTAACAGACCATTCTATATCAATCTGCTGTCTATGTATGTATACCCCCTGCCAAAGTGCTGTTGAGCAACACACTGACCCTGATCTCCTTTCagggagaaaacacagaagCTGTTGTGTCACATTCACAAAGCCTTTAACACTATTTAGATACACAAACAATTAAGTGGGTGGAAATGTAAATTCGTAGCCAAacttttttccttaaaaaaTCGCAACCACAGTGTTTCATCTCATTCACTGGGATTATTTCCTAAACCAAGAATCCTTATAATGACTCATTTAATGCAATCACATGACGTAACTCATAGAAACCCAGATGTGGGTTAATGAGAGGCCAATGGATAAACAAAGTAAAGATATTTTTGCACATGTGGCAGTAAAATTCTTTGTCATTTCAGCTGAAGAGATTATtggattaatcgattagtcaagagacagaaaaataaccagcaaatattttgctaatcaatcatttcagtcatttctcatGCAAAAATGCTCTATCTTCTCAGTTTCAAGCTTTAGGaacagctgcttctctctgcctcGTAGGGGAgtattaaactgaatatctttgggtttgggaCTTTTGGACAGACAAATCAAGACgtcattttgttttgacattccATAAACTAAaggatttattgattgattgaaaaaataataatcacattaatCGATAATAAAAATTACTTTATATAAGACCACAGAGACCATGGTTAGAGCAGTCAGTTCTTTCATATTGCATAACGCAGTGTACATTAGTACTGAATACAGGATTTCCAATACACCTCATCCCGCCTGCATGGCACACAATGTAAAATTCAGTGTAGAGGGTGTTTCCTATCACCTGCCTGTCAGCTTGGTGTTTGTTGAATTAGTTTATAACTACCACGTGTCTCAGAATGCCTCCATTTACTAATGTGAAAGTGCAACATATATGTAtcactttttttcaaatgtgatgCTTGCACAAGATTATTGTCTTGGGCAAACATGTCAACATGGTACAGCAAGGCCtgagttcataaaaatgtagataGAGTTAATGACTATAAGTAAATACTAGTTACTCATAATAAAAAATGAGGTATGTGCAATGGaaacttaaatgattaaattgAAATTTTTGCATTGATACaggttattttattattatgagaTTTATTGATGAtaatatctgttttttctttttctttttcatgaatTGTGCTTTTTCGGTGGGGCTCAGGGAAAAAGTTGATAAATCTGAATGCATTTCTCCTCAGCTCCTGCTCCCAGCCACCAGAAGGTGGATGTGACTCCAGCTGTTGCCGTGGGAGACCCAGGGAAAGGAGGCAGAGCAAATCAGACGGCCACACCCACCCTGACAGcacaggtgggtggggcttgtaGCATTGTCCATGTCCTGGAGTGGAAGGAAGGGATGGCCATACTACCCAGCAGCAACCTCAAGGTAAATAATCTTTCTGGTGTTGTGAAAATTATCCAGTGTTTTATTCTGCTACATCGGCTGTAGGTGTATCAGCCTACATCTCCTCACAGCATCTAGTTTAGTGAAGTTTTTAAgctatttttcatttgcttaAAGAGCTTTATAGATCGTGGCTCTCTTGGTAAAGTTTCATTAATCTTATTCACAGAGAAAGTAGATGAGCTCAAGTCACACTCAGGTTGGAAAGCTCAACACTGTGTCCATGGTGCGCATCAATAAAATGTAAGGAGACAGacaaatatttataatttcaaAAATTCCCCAATTACAAAATTTACTGAAATGGGTTGAGCAATTTATTAGTGCATTAACAGGAAACTAATTcatgataattgattaataaaaagtcatttattaTCTAAAATTGCCAAATATGAAACTCAAATGAGACTTTCTTAGTTTTGATTTTTAGACTTTTGGTCAGAGAAATTCAACATCActcattcaaaaaataaaaaataaattaaagaatatctatacatttaaataaaatcacaaaatttaTAATGCATTACAACTGTTAAACTGAGATCAAGActctgtatatatgtgtatgtacattATAATTTGGGGTCATTAATGTCTTTGGCTCACTACAAGAATTTAGCCTTGGAGTTAAAACCATGCATTAAATACTAAGTGTCAATGTTGATTTGATAGGAATTTGAACTGGACACTGTGAAATTATTGTGTACCAGGTCCCATGTGCCCATAATTCAATGTTAGTTTTTGTCACCAATACCCAAGTTGATATACTGTTGTGCTCACACAGAACCTAACTGGTCATCACTTTACCCTTAATAAGAGACTAATGTTGCACATAATGATGTACTAACCAGGACAAGGGAAAAGGCCTGTTTTATGTCTTGGCTTTGAATGCAGGCAAGGacaatatttttcttgtttatctCAACTGGCAACTGTGATATATAGGCAAAAATAGCAACAGCAACGTAAACAACTAGAGCTTTATTGCTGATTACACCATGCATTTAATACAGTCATTGTGGGTGATTGGATTCTAATCAGACAGCTTTTAACTTATAAAAAACACACCCAAGATTCCCTAAAGACAGGTTATAACCTCATCACCCACTCATTCCCATTTTTAGTTGCTCATACAACAACAAGCAAATTAATACTATAACTGGAGTAAATTTCTGCTGTCATTCCACTGGGTTAGTATGAAGGGGACCACAGTAACAAAGCCAAACAAGGGAGTCAGAATTATATCTCATTAAGCTCCTGACTCATCATGAtcacatttatttctatttattgaAACAGGAGATGTATCTGGAAACAACTGCACATTTTGTAAATGTCTGGTAGTGTTCTGAGGATAAAAGGGCTTGAATAGACTTGTAAAAGATCAGGATGCATTTTGACAGATGGATccattgatgtgtgtgtgtgtgtgtgtgtgtgtgtgtgtgtgtgtgtgtgtgtgtgtgtgtgtgcgtgtgtgggtgtgggtgggtgtgtggtgtgtgttgtagttCTGTGTGAGTGACGTGGGAACGCTGAGCACACTGATCACCCCAGggaccaccagcagcaccactgAACCAGCAGCAGGGACTTCTGGGAGATCCGCTGACGTAGAAGGTGCTCCAGCAGACAAGCCAGGTAGACTCATGGTTACATAAGGTTGCGTTGCGTCAGTGACCAAACACAAAATACTACAGTTTagtgaaacattttcttctttttgcacacagcactgaaaacatttcagaagcAGTAGTTGGTGATTTCACCATCATCATGCCTGACACAAAAATAGAGATCTGGAAATagtacttttttgttttcagatgaaCCACATCTCCCATATCACAGCACACATTTGATCATTAAAGCTTTTGTGTTATTattacatataaacatatacattacatatattacaGCAATAAAAATCAGAGTATGTCTGCTCCTGTTGCAGATGTCATGCTAGTTAGTGACTGTTACTAAACATAGGAGCACAAGTATGCTCTTCAATgatcatttgtgtttgtgtcaagtAGAAATTCGTAATAATTACATTAGCTACAGCAGAGCTTCTCTTTATGAAGCAAAAGCTGTAGGTTCATGTCATCAATAAGTTTTGGAAATAGTCAAAAAATATGAATAGACCAGAAGTACAATCACAGTGCAGTAATTTACAGCAGAAGACCAACAGCAGGatttttaatttagatttaaactttaaatgtttatcATCAGTTTTCACCTGGAGCCTTTTACCTGACATACCTGGTCCTTGTGTGTCAGACGTGTCGGTTCCTATCAGCTCTGTGAGAGGTGCCACTGTGGAGCCGGGCAGGCTGGTGACAGTCAAACCTGAAGTCCAGGTCGGACCAGGACAACATAACCATGATCCCAGAGCCCAGAGGCCCTACACAGAGGACCTACGCAGAGAGCACATCactgacaggtgtgttcacAAAAGCTGCTTGTCATTTATGCTCATTTATGCATCTCTACATACACGTGTGCACAAGTACaagcattcattttaaagtctcAGTATATCAGTCACCTGtgtgtctatctatctatctatctatctatctatctatctatctatctatgactGAGTGTTGAAGGTGGAATTAAACACAATCATGATAGAAGTTTGTCCTCTCTGCACCTCAGGAGGAGTGTCGGGGTGGAGAAGGTGCCAGCAGGCGGGAGGGTCTCTTCCCTCAACCCTGATCACCTGAAACccatgaggaagaggaagaggaaggagtaCCTGAGTCCCTCTGAGGAAGACTCTGACATCGAGGGCACGGTGAGACAGCATTGTTGTTTCCACTTAACATCTGGAGATAACAAAGAGATAAGCAGATGTTCTTATATCTTATCAGTTTAGTTAGATGAGCATGATTATGGCATTTCATGACTTAAAATATTGTAAGTGACATGGTAGAAAAAGCAGACTGAGGtcaaaaatctaaaatctgCTCTGACTCAGTGACTGTATTGCCTTTTTGTTCTCTACGctcatgtatattttttttaggaTGAAAAAATGGATGACTCTAaagcagacagcagacacaTCAGAGGAGGTTGGACTAATCATTTATTATATGTGTCGTTTTGTTGGTCtcatttcatctttcattttttgtgttgcttctttgttcatttgtttgctgtgcctatttttcctcttttttcctttcctttacgTATAGAGGGGGACACTTTAACAATATCAAGTGAAGTCATAACAATATATCCCTGATATATCATGACTTTAGAATTACCTCGAAGTTCAATCACTGTCTCTCTGACACTATTAAAAACTGTGGGTTTCATTTATTACAGGTCTGCTGCATTGAATTTTGTTGTGAGCCAGTTACCTGTACATCCATAGTAACTTTTACCTCGTCCTTTCCTGATCTTTGATTACTTTTCTACCCATTTCTCTGTATCTTTCCCACAGACTGAACCTTATTTTACTTTAAGATGaacatatgtatttatttatatatataatattacagGAGCAGCAATCTCTCAACACATGTTGCTCAGGGAATCTGTTTCACTCT
The genomic region above belongs to Seriola aureovittata isolate HTS-2021-v1 ecotype China chromosome 9, ASM2101889v1, whole genome shotgun sequence and contains:
- the LOC130174851 gene encoding serine/arginine-rich splicing factor 6-like isoform X1; this encodes MPRVYIGRLSYHVREKDIQRFFSGYGKLMEIDLKNGYGFVEFEDNRDADDAVYELNGKELCGERVIVEHARGPRRDRDGYGGGYWGGGRSSGYSSRSRSGRDKYGPPVRTEYRLIVENLSSRCSWQDLKDFMRQAGEVTYADAHKERTNEGVIEFRTHSDMKRALDKLDGTDINGRKIRLVEDRPRRRRSYSGSRSRSRSRHRSRSRSRRSHRSRSSRSRSRSHSRSRSRSNKRHHHSRSRSERKSRSKSGESKSRSRNRKSRSRSRKSKSHSRSHKSRSRSADRKSKSRSESRSKVKSERDSRSRSKEMSGDKKSHSRSASPVENGKEERAAKSASRSPSPQDDDRRSKSREKRSCSKSRSRSGSRSRSASRD
- the LOC130174851 gene encoding serine/arginine-rich splicing factor 6-like isoform X2, producing MPRVYIGRLSYHVREKDIQRFFSGYGKLMEIDLKNGYGFVEFEDNRDADDAVYELNGKELCGERVIVEHARGPRRDRDGYGSGYSSRSRSGRDKYGPPVRTEYRLIVENLSSRCSWQDLKDFMRQAGEVTYADAHKERTNEGVIEFRTHSDMKRALDKLDGTDINGRKIRLVEDRPRRRRSYSGSRSRSRSRHRSRSRSRRSHRSRSSRSRSRSHSRSRSRSNKRHHHSRSRSERKSRSKSGESKSRSRNRKSRSRSRKSKSHSRSHKSRSRSADRKSKSRSESRSKVKSERDSRSRSKEMSGDKKSHSRSASPVENGKEERAAKSASRSPSPQDDDRRSKSREKRSCSKSRSRSGSRSRSASRD